Proteins found in one Limnohabitans sp. TEGF004 genomic segment:
- a CDS encoding response regulator transcription factor gives MATHLSIVVVEDHQDLRELTCMALANKGHHVLGLSCAEELEDAVKGSSVDVFILDLNLPGEDGISLAKRIRQAYPLVGIVMLTARSQSKEKVQGYESGADLYMTKPVDFEELCAALQGFVRRRQASPEGALTLSKFTLTGATGSVRLSSAEADMLMAFARAPSSRLETWQLAHILGLEMDGLNKASLEVRIVRLRKKMVEAGAPSNVIESIRNVGYQLSVPIQIV, from the coding sequence GTGGCTACCCATTTGAGCATCGTGGTCGTTGAAGACCACCAAGATTTACGCGAACTGACGTGCATGGCCTTGGCCAACAAAGGCCACCATGTCTTGGGCCTGTCTTGTGCCGAAGAGCTAGAAGATGCCGTCAAAGGTAGTTCAGTGGATGTCTTCATCTTGGACTTGAACTTGCCAGGTGAAGATGGCATCAGCTTGGCCAAACGCATTCGCCAAGCCTATCCTTTGGTCGGCATCGTCATGTTGACCGCACGTTCGCAATCCAAAGAAAAAGTGCAGGGCTACGAAAGTGGCGCCGACTTGTACATGACCAAGCCTGTTGACTTTGAGGAGCTGTGCGCTGCCTTGCAAGGGTTTGTGCGGCGTCGTCAGGCTTCACCAGAGGGCGCCTTGACGCTGAGTAAGTTCACACTCACGGGCGCTACTGGCTCGGTGCGCTTGTCGTCCGCCGAGGCTGACATGTTGATGGCTTTTGCCCGTGCCCCTTCCAGCCGCTTAGAAACATGGCAATTGGCGCACATCTTGGGGCTTGAGATGGATGGTCTGAACAAAGCTAGCCTAGAAGTACGTATTGTTCGCTTACGCAAAAAAATGGTGGAAGCGGGCGCACCCAGTAACGTGATTGAGTCCATCCGAAATGTGGGCTACCAGCTCAGCGTGCCGATTCAGATTGTTTGA
- a CDS encoding 7TM-DISM domain-containing protein, translating to MYSLISKILRAGATLLSAFCLLSLVLPTHVAAKDLVSARSYWEDAQGQSTFDDAQTQSYTSYDGILAKGYSDSVFWLRLRVEPVAAVQASEKLVLRVRPSFLDQVVLFDPADTTRTGPVNAGDMTAWAESEYQSLNHGFLIASLPQARDVYLRVSSTSTLMIHVEVLTQLDASRLDHTQELIYSVSTGLIVMFLAWVFVSWLNDRDHVNRAFVIKQLASILYTVGYFGYFRVFFGESVSPTGINLLFNIVVIAATGLAFWYETHFLRDYELPAWLMRVVRSFYVSAFVAMALLFSGYTRLALQFNMVVIGVGSAFLLIAVLVFLRNPPNKQTAGVPFRFNRSTVTVYYLSLTFALWVAVWPSLGFDVATEYSLHNLVLNGFFSGFLMTILLQVRARRFELGRREVSNALYLSQQQVAFERQRRDEQTHFLHMLMHELKTPLAVIDMALHTHTDPEKSAAYASRAVVDMKAILERCIDADQIEEGALEAKVERVDVVRLVNELIFSQNIQAERLSLQMPEVPEVLTDRQYLRIILGNLLDNALRYSDGRTPVDIQVVPSDGPDGAPGVAVTFSNRPGLAAWPEPSKVFQKYYRSTGAQSQSGTGLGLFLVSSLANRIGAYCRYAPDEKRVRFVLWLPI from the coding sequence ATGTATTCACTGATTTCAAAGATATTACGCGCTGGTGCGACCTTGTTGAGCGCTTTTTGCCTCTTATCGCTCGTGTTGCCTACCCATGTGGCTGCCAAAGATTTGGTCTCCGCGCGCAGCTATTGGGAAGACGCGCAAGGTCAGTCCACCTTTGATGATGCGCAAACGCAGTCATACACCTCATATGACGGCATCTTGGCCAAGGGCTACAGCGATTCAGTTTTTTGGCTGCGGCTGAGGGTTGAACCGGTCGCAGCAGTGCAAGCAAGTGAAAAACTTGTACTCCGTGTGCGGCCTTCGTTTCTTGACCAAGTTGTGTTGTTTGATCCTGCAGACACAACGCGAACTGGCCCCGTCAATGCCGGGGATATGACGGCTTGGGCCGAGAGTGAATACCAGTCGTTGAACCACGGATTTTTGATCGCATCTTTGCCACAAGCGCGCGATGTGTATTTGCGTGTCAGCAGCACCAGTACCCTGATGATTCATGTGGAGGTGCTGACCCAGCTTGACGCCTCGCGCTTGGACCATACGCAGGAATTGATCTATTCCGTCAGCACAGGGTTGATCGTGATGTTCTTGGCTTGGGTTTTTGTCAGCTGGCTCAATGACCGCGACCATGTGAACCGTGCGTTCGTGATCAAGCAACTTGCTTCCATTCTTTACACCGTGGGGTACTTTGGTTATTTCCGCGTGTTTTTCGGAGAGTCGGTGTCACCCACGGGTATCAATTTGCTTTTCAATATCGTGGTGATCGCTGCGACAGGGTTGGCGTTTTGGTATGAAACGCACTTCTTGCGAGATTACGAATTACCTGCATGGTTGATGCGCGTTGTGCGATCTTTTTATGTTTCGGCCTTCGTTGCGATGGCTTTGTTGTTCTCTGGCTATACGCGTCTGGCGCTTCAATTCAACATGGTGGTGATTGGTGTTGGGTCCGCTTTTTTACTGATTGCGGTCTTGGTTTTTTTAAGAAATCCACCAAACAAGCAGACCGCTGGTGTTCCGTTTCGTTTCAATCGAAGTACCGTGACGGTGTATTACCTCAGTCTCACCTTTGCGTTGTGGGTGGCTGTTTGGCCTAGCTTGGGTTTTGACGTTGCCACAGAGTACAGCCTGCATAACTTGGTGCTGAATGGTTTCTTTTCAGGTTTTTTAATGACCATTCTTTTGCAGGTGAGGGCGCGTCGTTTTGAGCTGGGTCGCCGTGAGGTTTCCAATGCTTTGTATTTGTCGCAGCAACAAGTGGCGTTTGAGCGACAGCGCCGTGATGAGCAAACGCATTTCTTGCACATGCTGATGCATGAGCTGAAAACCCCCTTGGCCGTGATTGACATGGCGCTGCACACGCACACCGACCCCGAAAAATCCGCCGCCTATGCCAGCCGAGCTGTCGTCGACATGAAAGCCATTCTGGAGCGATGCATTGACGCAGATCAAATCGAAGAAGGCGCTCTAGAAGCCAAGGTCGAGCGTGTGGATGTGGTGCGCTTGGTGAATGAGCTGATCTTCAGTCAAAACATTCAAGCTGAGCGGTTGTCGTTACAAATGCCAGAGGTTCCAGAGGTGCTGACAGACCGCCAGTATTTGCGCATCATTCTGGGTAACTTGCTGGACAACGCTTTGCGATACAGCGATGGTCGAACGCCTGTTGATATTCAGGTTGTGCCATCTGATGGCCCTGACGGTGCGCCAGGTGTTGCGGTGACTTTTTCTAATCGCCCAGGCTTGGCCGCATGGCCAGAACCTAGCAAAGTGTTTCAAAAATACTACCGCAGCACAGGTGCGCAAAGCCAATCGGGTACCGGCTTGGGTTTGTTTTTGGTGTCAAGCTTGGCCAATCGAATTGGTGCGTACTGCCGCTATGCGCCCGATGAAAAACGTGTGAGGTTTGTGTTGTGGCTACCCATTTGA
- a CDS encoding CapA family protein — MKFLQPLILKTAALGMSAVLCMSAATAQVPEPLVSVVFAGDIMLEGGPDRAIRRGRDPFAGVAHLFHGADIRLGNLECVVATVGSVEPEKPNVFRVHPRGLKYVQRHFDAVGLANNHSGDYGPEAFAQMLGLLKKSGLGYYGGGHNLKEAHTPLIFERQGVRIAVLGYDEFQPRNFEADHDRPGVAWSEDEQVVRDITDARRVWKADVVIPVMHWGWEEPIANARQRALARLMIDAGADAVIGGHPHQLQDTDIYKGKPIFYSLGNFVFEGFPDKVNNLGWVVRLTLDRQGVRHWQAHTVKIDKQGLPRAPARPTQGEVIRE; from the coding sequence ATGAAGTTTTTGCAACCTCTCATTTTGAAAACCGCAGCACTCGGTATGAGTGCTGTGCTGTGCATGAGCGCTGCAACGGCACAAGTACCCGAGCCTTTGGTGTCGGTGGTGTTTGCCGGTGACATCATGCTCGAAGGTGGCCCAGACCGTGCCATTCGCCGAGGGCGTGACCCGTTTGCCGGTGTGGCGCACTTGTTCCACGGCGCAGACATACGCCTTGGCAATTTAGAGTGCGTGGTGGCCACCGTGGGCTCTGTTGAACCCGAAAAGCCGAATGTGTTTCGTGTACATCCACGTGGCTTGAAATATGTGCAACGCCACTTCGATGCGGTGGGTTTGGCCAACAACCATTCGGGTGACTATGGCCCCGAAGCGTTTGCGCAGATGTTGGGCTTGCTCAAAAAATCAGGCTTGGGTTATTACGGCGGTGGCCACAACTTGAAAGAGGCGCACACACCACTCATTTTCGAGCGACAAGGTGTGCGTATTGCCGTACTTGGCTATGACGAGTTTCAACCGCGTAACTTTGAGGCCGACCATGACCGCCCGGGCGTGGCGTGGAGTGAGGACGAGCAAGTGGTGCGTGACATCACAGACGCACGTCGCGTGTGGAAGGCCGATGTGGTCATTCCCGTCATGCACTGGGGCTGGGAAGAGCCGATTGCCAATGCACGCCAACGTGCGTTGGCGAGGCTGATGATTGACGCGGGTGCTGATGCGGTGATCGGTGGGCATCCGCACCAGTTACAAGACACAGACATCTACAAGGGCAAACCAATTTTCTACAGCTTGGGCAACTTCGTGTTTGAAGGCTTCCCTGACAAAGTCAACAATCTAGGTTGGGTGGTGCGTCTCACGTTAGATCGGCAGGGGGTGAGGCATTGGCAGGCACACACCGTGAAGATCGACAAACAAGGCTTGCCGCGTGCTCCTGCACGGCCAACTCAAGGGGAGGTGATCCGTGAGTGA
- the selD gene encoding selenide, water dikinase SelD: MSSSLPSAIPRLTSLSHGGGCGCKIAPGVLSEILKSTSAMPIPPQLLVGIETADDAAVYQLNDEQALIATTDFFMPIVDDPFDFGRIAATNAISDVYAMGGTPIMALALVGMPINVLPPETIGKILDGGQSVCREAGIPIAGGHTIDSVEPIYGLVVLGLVHPKRIKRNADARVGDRLILGKPLGVGVLSAALKKNALSPEGYTQMIANTTKLNTPGAALSALAGVHAMTDVTGFGLAGHALEMARGSHHTVQLNMSQVPLLHGVRELAEQGMLTGASGRNWEAYGGEISLSTECNAIDQALLSDPQTSGGLLVACAPESVAEVLAVFQQHGFGDACEVGEITAALANGIKLQIR, encoded by the coding sequence ATGAGTTCTTCCCTCCCCTCCGCCATCCCTCGCTTGACCAGCCTCTCACACGGTGGCGGCTGCGGCTGCAAGATTGCCCCAGGCGTGTTGAGCGAAATCCTCAAAAGCACCAGCGCCATGCCCATCCCACCGCAGTTGTTGGTGGGCATTGAAACGGCCGACGACGCAGCGGTGTACCAGCTCAACGATGAGCAAGCGTTGATTGCCACCACCGACTTCTTCATGCCCATCGTGGATGACCCGTTTGACTTTGGCCGCATCGCCGCCACCAACGCCATCAGCGATGTGTACGCCATGGGTGGCACGCCCATCATGGCCTTGGCATTGGTAGGCATGCCCATCAACGTGCTGCCCCCAGAAACGATCGGCAAGATTTTGGATGGCGGCCAAAGCGTGTGCCGTGAAGCGGGCATTCCCATCGCAGGTGGCCACACGATTGACTCGGTCGAGCCGATTTACGGCTTGGTGGTGTTGGGCCTCGTGCACCCCAAACGCATCAAACGTAATGCTGATGCACGCGTGGGCGACCGTTTGATTTTGGGCAAACCTCTGGGCGTGGGCGTGCTGTCGGCTGCTTTGAAAAAGAACGCACTCAGCCCCGAAGGCTATACCCAAATGATTGCCAACACCACAAAGCTCAACACACCGGGCGCGGCTCTGTCCGCCTTGGCGGGCGTGCACGCCATGACCGATGTGACAGGCTTTGGCTTAGCGGGTCATGCGTTAGAAATGGCACGTGGCAGCCACCACACGGTGCAACTGAATATGAGCCAAGTGCCTTTGTTGCACGGTGTGCGCGAACTGGCCGAGCAAGGCATGCTCACCGGTGCCTCGGGGCGCAACTGGGAGGCCTACGGCGGTGAGATCTCGCTTTCAACTGAATGCAACGCGATTGACCAAGCCTTGTTGAGCGACCCTCAAACCAGCGGCGGATTGCTGGTGGCTTGCGCCCCCGAATCGGTCGCTGAAGTGCTGGCGGTGTTCCAGCAACACGGCTTTGGTGATGCGTGCGAAGTGGGTGAAATCACGGCGGCGTTGGCCAACGGCATCAAGCTGCAAATTCGTTAA
- a CDS encoding zinc ribbon domain-containing protein YjdM, with product MSTIPACPQCGQENTYQDSDNYVCADCAHEWPMVAAAAADDEDEAVVKDANGTVLKDGDAVVLIKDLKVKGSSTTLKMGTKVKSIRLVGGDHEVDCKMDVGNYMLKACFLRKA from the coding sequence ATGTCAACCATTCCAGCCTGCCCCCAATGCGGCCAAGAAAACACTTACCAAGACAGCGATAACTACGTGTGCGCCGATTGCGCGCATGAGTGGCCCATGGTGGCCGCTGCCGCAGCAGATGACGAAGACGAAGCGGTGGTGAAAGACGCCAACGGCACCGTGCTCAAAGACGGCGATGCGGTGGTGCTCATCAAAGACCTGAAGGTCAAAGGCTCATCGACCACCCTGAAGATGGGTACCAAAGTCAAAAGCATTCGCTTGGTCGGCGGTGACCACGAAGTGGATTGCAAGATGGATGTGGGTAACTACATGTTGAAGGCTTGCTTCCTGCGCAAAGCCTAA
- the arfB gene encoding alternative ribosome rescue aminoacyl-tRNA hydrolase ArfB, translated as MHIKESEVEVTAIRAQGAGGQNVNKVSSAIHLRFDVMASSLPEDVKERLMCLSDHRITNEGVVVIKSQEHRSQDMNRIEAFARLLELVQSVAKPPKKRKPTKPTYASKLRRLDSKKKTSAIKSNRGRVL; from the coding sequence ATGCACATCAAAGAGTCCGAAGTTGAGGTGACCGCCATCCGTGCCCAAGGCGCGGGCGGGCAAAACGTCAACAAGGTCTCCAGTGCGATTCACCTCCGCTTTGACGTGATGGCGTCTTCTTTGCCCGAGGATGTGAAAGAACGTTTGATGTGCTTGTCAGATCACCGCATCACCAACGAGGGCGTGGTGGTGATCAAGTCGCAAGAGCACCGCAGCCAAGACATGAACCGCATCGAAGCCTTTGCGCGTTTGCTGGAATTGGTGCAAAGCGTGGCCAAGCCGCCCAAAAAACGCAAACCTACCAAGCCCACGTATGCCTCTAAGCTGCGCCGCTTAGACAGCAAAAAAAAGACCTCGGCGATCAAATCGAACCGAGGTCGGGTGCTTTAA
- a CDS encoding AEC family transporter encodes MLNILTITGPIYLSIGLGFAATRRGMFSKLDGQVLGRFVLNFALPAMLFNALSQRDFAEVLNPNYLMAYGAGSMFSFAVGFWVWRMWRKKPLTESGMVAMGVSCSNSGYVGYPILLQFLGPAAGVGLALTVLIENLVTIPLALAIAESGETEHVSWQHTVLQSLKRMIKLPMMQAILLGLVFSMMGWHLPEVLSKTVNLFAASTAAIALFVNGGSLVGMRVVGLIQEVRWIAVGKLVLHPLAVGLMLMVVGPIEPSLKISAVLLAGMPMLGIYPLLAQRHGQEGFCAAALLVTTIASFFTISLILWAMGELPGWHV; translated from the coding sequence ATGCTCAACATCCTCACCATCACCGGCCCGATTTATTTGTCTATTGGTCTGGGATTTGCGGCCACCCGTCGTGGGATGTTCAGCAAACTCGATGGTCAGGTGTTGGGCCGCTTTGTGTTGAACTTTGCATTGCCTGCGATGTTGTTCAACGCACTGTCTCAACGCGACTTTGCCGAGGTGCTCAACCCTAACTACCTGATGGCGTACGGTGCGGGGTCGATGTTTTCCTTCGCAGTGGGCTTTTGGGTGTGGCGCATGTGGCGTAAAAAACCACTGACCGAAAGCGGCATGGTCGCGATGGGGGTGAGTTGCTCAAACAGTGGCTACGTGGGCTATCCCATCCTGTTGCAGTTTTTAGGGCCAGCGGCGGGCGTGGGGTTGGCACTGACGGTATTGATTGAAAACTTGGTCACTATTCCACTGGCTTTGGCCATTGCGGAGAGCGGTGAAACCGAGCATGTGTCCTGGCAACACACGGTGCTTCAAAGTTTGAAACGCATGATCAAACTGCCCATGATGCAAGCCATTTTGCTTGGGCTGGTGTTCTCCATGATGGGTTGGCACTTGCCTGAGGTACTGTCGAAAACCGTTAATCTTTTTGCCGCATCTACCGCGGCGATTGCGTTGTTTGTGAACGGTGGTTCTTTGGTAGGGATGCGCGTGGTTGGCTTGATTCAAGAGGTGCGCTGGATTGCGGTGGGCAAACTGGTGCTGCACCCCTTGGCAGTGGGACTCATGCTGATGGTGGTCGGGCCGATTGAGCCTAGCCTCAAAATTTCAGCGGTGTTGTTGGCGGGCATGCCCATGCTGGGCATTTATCCTTTGTTGGCACAGCGTCATGGCCAAGAAGGCTTTTGTGCTGCCGCTTTGTTGGTGACCACCATTGCATCGTTCTTCACCATCAGCCTGATTTTGTGGGCCATGGGTGAGCTGCCTGGCTGGCACGTGTAA
- a CDS encoding tripartite tricarboxylate transporter substrate binding protein, which yields MCGALGAHAQSYPTKPLRIVVPFGAGGVADLTARTVAQKMSEGLGQSVVIDNRPGAGGIVAAEMVAKSEPDGYTLLLMSNANAVSAGLFKTLPFDPVKDFTPVSLMGTFDLAIVTSAESRFQTLPELLAWAKANPGKLNIGSINIGSTQHLTAELFKSVAGLDAQVVPFNGTPAVMTALRGGQIDVAVEVLSPVLPQIKGGALRALAVTGQKRNTALPQVPTAKEGGVPNLVATSWNGLGVPAKTPQAVVDRLNKEVNAALQNPAVRQKLLDLNVEPHPSTVPQAQEWLQTEIKRWGDVIQRAGIQKQ from the coding sequence ATGTGTGGTGCCTTAGGGGCCCATGCACAGTCCTATCCCACCAAGCCTTTGCGCATCGTGGTGCCGTTTGGCGCTGGCGGTGTGGCTGATCTGACCGCACGCACGGTCGCGCAAAAAATGTCGGAAGGCTTGGGCCAATCTGTGGTCATTGACAACCGCCCTGGCGCTGGCGGCATTGTGGCTGCTGAAATGGTGGCCAAGTCGGAGCCCGATGGCTACACCTTGCTGCTCATGTCCAACGCCAACGCCGTGAGCGCCGGTTTGTTCAAAACATTGCCGTTTGACCCTGTCAAAGACTTCACACCTGTGTCGTTGATGGGCACGTTTGATTTGGCCATTGTCACGAGCGCTGAATCACGCTTTCAAACGCTGCCCGAGTTGTTGGCTTGGGCCAAAGCGAATCCAGGCAAGCTCAACATTGGCAGCATCAACATCGGCAGCACCCAGCACTTGACGGCTGAGTTGTTCAAATCGGTCGCCGGTTTGGATGCCCAAGTGGTGCCTTTTAATGGCACACCTGCTGTGATGACCGCCTTGCGTGGTGGTCAAATTGATGTCGCGGTGGAAGTGCTGAGCCCTGTGCTGCCGCAAATCAAAGGCGGCGCTTTGCGCGCCTTGGCCGTCACAGGTCAGAAGCGCAACACGGCTTTGCCACAAGTGCCCACGGCCAAAGAGGGCGGCGTGCCTAATTTGGTCGCCACCTCATGGAATGGGTTGGGCGTACCCGCCAAAACACCGCAAGCTGTGGTGGACCGCTTGAACAAAGAGGTGAATGCCGCTTTGCAAAATCCAGCCGTGCGCCAAAAGCTGTTGGATTTGAATGTGGAACCGCACCCCAGCACCGTGCCACAAGCACAAGAATGGTTGCAAACCGAGATCAAGCGTTGGGGTGATGTGATTCAACGCGCGGGTATTCAAAAGCAATAA
- a CDS encoding FKBP-type peptidyl-prolyl cis-trans isomerase, with protein sequence MNTTPSGLQYTDNVVGDGATAAAGQHVTVHYTGWLYKDGEQGAKFDSSRDRNDPFDFPLGAGMVIKGWDEGVQGMKIGGQRTLIIPPELGYGVRGAGGVIPPNATLKFDVELLGLE encoded by the coding sequence ATGAACACGACCCCTTCCGGCCTGCAATACACCGACAACGTGGTGGGCGACGGCGCAACAGCTGCTGCTGGCCAGCACGTGACCGTGCACTACACCGGCTGGCTCTACAAAGACGGTGAGCAAGGCGCCAAATTCGACTCCAGCCGCGACCGTAATGACCCGTTTGACTTCCCATTGGGCGCTGGCATGGTCATCAAAGGTTGGGACGAAGGCGTGCAAGGCATGAAGATTGGTGGCCAACGCACCCTCATCATCCCGCCAGAGCTGGGCTACGGCGTACGTGGCGCGGGCGGTGTGATTCCTCCCAACGCCACCTTGAAGTTCGACGTCGAGCTGCTCGGCCTCGAATAA
- the grpE gene encoding nucleotide exchange factor GrpE, translated as MSEPTENKDSAAAHSAADHLASHMAGMAPADQTSAEPTAALDPLAAAQAEVAALKAKVAELQDQYVRGQAEVQNARRRADDEVSKARKFALESFADSLLPVLDSLEAGLAVQTATPEQIREGAEATLRQLKSAMERNKIVAIDPAAGAKFDPAQHQAISVVPAEQEANTVVTVLQKGYLIAERVLRPALVTVAAPK; from the coding sequence ATGTCAGAACCTACAGAAAACAAAGATTCCGCAGCCGCACACTCTGCCGCTGACCATTTGGCGTCCCACATGGCTGGCATGGCGCCCGCCGATCAAACATCGGCCGAGCCTACTGCTGCGCTCGACCCCTTGGCCGCAGCCCAAGCCGAAGTGGCCGCCTTAAAAGCCAAAGTGGCTGAACTGCAAGACCAATACGTGCGTGGCCAAGCCGAAGTGCAAAACGCCCGCCGCCGCGCAGACGACGAAGTCTCTAAAGCCCGCAAATTCGCGCTCGAGAGCTTTGCCGACAGCTTGCTGCCGGTGCTCGACAGCCTCGAAGCTGGCTTGGCCGTGCAAACCGCCACGCCTGAGCAAATCCGCGAAGGCGCTGAAGCCACGCTGCGTCAGCTCAAAAGCGCGATGGAGCGTAACAAGATTGTGGCCATCGACCCTGCGGCCGGTGCCAAGTTTGACCCTGCGCAACACCAAGCCATCAGCGTGGTACCTGCTGAGCAAGAAGCCAACACCGTGGTCACCGTGCTGCAAAAAGGCTACTTGATCGCCGAGCGGGTGTTACGCCCCGCCCTGGTGACCGTTGCGGCACCTAAATAA
- the dnaK gene encoding molecular chaperone DnaK: protein MGKIIGIDLGTTNSCVAIMEGNTTKVIENAEGARTTPSIIAYQEDGEILVGASAKRQAVTNPRNTLYAVKRLIGRKFSEKEVQKDIDLMPYTIAKADNGDAWVEVRGNKLAPPQISAEILRKMKKTAEDYLGEEVTEAVITVPAYFNDAQRQATKDAGRIAGLDVKRIINEPTAAALAFGLDKTEKGDRKIAVYDLGGGTFDVSIIEIADVDGEKQFEVLSTNGDTFLGGEDFDQRIIDFIITEFKKESGVDLSKDVLALQRLKEAAEKAKIELSSATSTDINLPYITADASGPKHLNIKLNRAKLEQLVDELVERTIAPCRTAIKDAGVSVSDIDDVILVGGMSRMPKVQEKVKEFFGQEPRRDVNPDEAVAVGAAIQGQVLSGDRTDVLLLDVTPLSLGIETLGGVMTKMIAKNTTIPTKFAQTFSTADDNQPAVTIKVYQGEREMASGNKSLGEFNLEGIAPAARGTPQIEVSFDIDANGILHVGAKDKATGKENKITIKANSGLSEDEIQQMVKDAELNAAEDKKKLEIVQSRNQADAAVHSVKKSLGEHGDKLDAGEKEAIEAAIKEVEEALKGEDKAAIDAKTEALMTASQKLGEKVYADMQAAQAAGGAAAGPEAKPADDNVVDAEVKEVKKG, encoded by the coding sequence ATGGGAAAAATCATCGGTATTGACTTGGGCACCACCAACTCGTGCGTGGCCATCATGGAAGGCAACACGACCAAAGTGATCGAGAACGCCGAAGGCGCTCGCACCACACCGTCGATCATTGCGTATCAAGAAGACGGCGAAATCTTGGTCGGCGCATCCGCCAAGCGCCAAGCGGTCACCAACCCACGCAACACCTTGTACGCGGTCAAGCGTTTGATCGGTCGCAAGTTCAGCGAAAAAGAAGTTCAAAAAGACATCGACTTGATGCCTTACACCATTGCCAAAGCCGACAACGGCGACGCATGGGTGGAAGTGCGTGGCAACAAGTTGGCCCCTCCTCAAATCAGCGCTGAAATTCTGCGCAAGATGAAGAAAACCGCCGAAGACTACCTCGGCGAAGAAGTGACCGAAGCCGTCATCACCGTGCCCGCTTACTTCAACGACGCACAACGTCAAGCCACCAAAGATGCAGGCCGCATCGCAGGCTTGGACGTCAAGCGCATCATCAACGAACCCACTGCAGCCGCCTTGGCCTTCGGTTTGGACAAAACAGAAAAAGGCGACCGCAAGATTGCCGTGTATGACTTGGGTGGCGGCACGTTTGACGTCTCCATCATCGAAATCGCGGACGTTGATGGCGAAAAACAATTCGAAGTGTTGTCCACCAACGGCGACACATTCTTGGGCGGCGAAGACTTTGACCAACGCATCATCGACTTCATCATCACCGAGTTCAAGAAAGAATCTGGCGTTGATCTGTCCAAAGACGTGTTGGCCTTGCAGCGCCTGAAAGAAGCCGCTGAAAAAGCCAAGATCGAGTTGTCCTCGGCCACATCGACAGACATCAACTTGCCTTACATCACCGCAGATGCCTCAGGTCCTAAGCACTTGAACATCAAACTCAACCGCGCCAAGTTGGAACAACTGGTTGACGAGTTGGTCGAGCGCACCATCGCACCTTGCCGCACCGCCATCAAAGATGCGGGCGTGTCTGTGAGCGACATTGACGACGTGATCTTGGTCGGCGGTATGAGCCGTATGCCCAAGGTGCAAGAAAAGGTCAAAGAGTTCTTCGGTCAAGAGCCACGTCGTGACGTGAACCCTGACGAAGCCGTGGCCGTGGGCGCTGCGATTCAAGGTCAAGTGTTGTCGGGTGACCGCACCGACGTGTTATTGCTCGATGTGACGCCTTTGTCTCTGGGTATCGAAACCTTGGGCGGCGTGATGACCAAGATGATTGCCAAGAACACGACCATCCCCACTAAGTTTGCACAAACCTTCTCGACTGCAGACGACAACCAACCCGCCGTGACCATCAAGGTCTACCAAGGCGAGCGCGAAATGGCTTCCGGCAACAAGAGCTTGGGCGAGTTCAATCTCGAAGGCATTGCACCAGCAGCGCGTGGCACGCCTCAAATTGAAGTGTCGTTTGACATTGATGCAAACGGCATCTTGCACGTGGGCGCCAAGGACAAAGCCACAGGCAAAGAAAACAAGATCACTATCAAAGCCAACTCTGGTCTGAGCGAAGACGAGATTCAACAAATGGTGAAAGACGCCGAGTTGAACGCTGCTGAAGACAAGAAGAAACTCGAAATCGTGCAATCACGCAACCAAGCTGACGCCGCTGTTCACAGTGTGAAGAAGAGCTTGGGTGAGCACGGCGACAAGCTCGATGCTGGCGAAAAAGAAGCCATCGAAGCCGCCATCAAAGAAGTGGAAGAAGCATTGAAAGGCGAAGACAAAGCCGCCATCGATGCCAAGACCGAAGCCTTGATGACTGCCTCACAAAAGCTGGGCGAAAAAGTCTACGCGGACATGCAAGCAGCGCAAGCCGCTGGTGGCGCAGCCGCCGGCCCTGAAGCCAAACCAGCCGACGACAACGTGGTCGACGCTGAAGTGAAAGAAGTCAAAAAAGGCTAA